The following coding sequences lie in one Spinacia oleracea cultivar Varoflay chromosome 1, BTI_SOV_V1, whole genome shotgun sequence genomic window:
- the LOC130465859 gene encoding uncharacterized protein gives MNESVKSRNEFVLAPIFENDHWMLLAISVKNCTIYHFDSICLSLGRKIKMKTIVRHFFTRYKMCGNRVNRKEPLWKYVECAQQKGGLECGFYVMRYMFDLVSCCNDVSDLEKVCTSMSGDPFTDEQIDEIRDKWASYFTEHCV, from the exons ATGAACGAATCAGTAAAATCCAGAAATGAGTTTGTTCTGGCACCTATTTTTGAAAA CGACCATTGGATGCTCCTTGCAATATCTGTAAAAAATTGCACCATATATCACTTCGATTCCATTTGCTTGAGTTTAGGTCGAAAGATAAAGATGAAGACAATAGTGAGACA TTTTTTTACAAGGTACAAGATGTGTGGCAACCGTGTCAACAGGAAAGAGCCTTTATGGAAATATGTGGAG TGCGCTCAACAAAAGGGAGGCCTTGAGTGTGGATTTTACGTAATGCGGTACATGTTTGATTTAGTCTCTTGCTGCAATGATGTTTCAGACTTAGAGAAG gTTTGCACATCAATGAGTGGAGATCCTTTCACCGATgagcaaattgatgaaatacGAGACAAATGGGCATCATACTTCACCGAACATTGTGTGTAA